From a region of the Synergistaceae bacterium genome:
- the arcC gene encoding carbamate kinase gives MGNKAKKVVVALGGNALQEPGSPSTAEAQLAVVQKTCGYLEKINAEGYEMGIVHGNGPQVGRLALSLEVAETMNKDLPAMPFDVCNAMTQGYIGYQIQQSLNEVIRQKNRNIPVVTLVTQVVVDANDAAFNNPTKPIGPFYTEEEAVKIRKEKGFTVKEDAGRGWRRMIASPEPKRIVEIDSIKQLWGSNIVILAGGGGIPVVENPDGSLSGIAAVIDKDLSAGCFAEAIEADVFLILTGVERVCLNYGKENQKELGKITVAEAKEYIEQGHFPPGSMLPKIMAGINFASKFPGKKAIITSLYRAIDSLEGKTGTEITL, from the coding sequence ATGGGCAACAAAGCCAAAAAAGTAGTTGTAGCGTTAGGCGGTAACGCCTTACAAGAGCCAGGCTCTCCTTCTACGGCTGAAGCACAGTTAGCCGTAGTTCAGAAAACCTGCGGGTATCTCGAAAAGATTAACGCTGAAGGGTATGAAATGGGAATCGTTCACGGAAACGGGCCACAAGTTGGACGACTCGCTTTGAGTCTGGAAGTTGCAGAAACGATGAATAAAGATTTGCCGGCTATGCCATTTGACGTCTGCAACGCTATGACTCAAGGATATATTGGCTACCAGATACAGCAAAGTTTAAATGAAGTGATAAGACAAAAGAATAGAAATATACCGGTAGTAACTCTTGTCACTCAAGTCGTTGTCGATGCCAACGATGCTGCCTTTAATAATCCGACAAAACCGATAGGCCCTTTTTATACAGAAGAAGAAGCTGTAAAGATAAGAAAAGAAAAGGGGTTTACAGTCAAGGAAGACGCAGGACGCGGTTGGAGAAGAATGATAGCATCTCCGGAACCAAAGAGAATCGTAGAAATTGATTCTATTAAACAGCTTTGGGGCTCCAATATAGTTATACTTGCGGGAGGCGGGGGAATACCCGTTGTGGAAAATCCCGATGGCTCTCTCTCCGGCATAGCGGCAGTTATTGACAAGGATCTCTCTGCAGGCTGCTTTGCTGAAGCAATTGAAGCGGATGTTTTTCTTATTTTAACGGGTGTTGAAAGAGTCTGCTTAAATTATGGCAAGGAAAACCAAAAAGAGCTTGGTAAGATAACTGTGGCGGAAGCGAAAGAGTATATAGAGCAAGGGCACTTCCCTCCCGGCAGTATGTTGCCAAAGATTATGGCGGGAATCAATTTTGCAAGCAAGTTCCCAGGGAAAAAAGCCATAATAACATCTCTTTACAGAGCGATAGATTCACTTGAAGGAAAGACTGGAACAGAAATAACTTTATAA